The nucleotide sequence CGTCATTGCAAACGTCGATGCCCGAGAGCACGTGGAGGCTGCAGTTTGGCCAGCTCTGCTCGCAGATCAGCTGACTCACTCCGTCCGTTGGGAGGAGACGATCCAATACCTGCGAGAACTCAAACCACGGCTGGTGCTCGAGGTTGGGCCGGGAGGGGTATTGACGAATCTGATGAAACGCACTGCACCCGAACTCTCTGTACTATCGATCGCAACACCGGCAGATCTAGAAAAGTTGCTCGCATTGGTCGCCTCCCAGGGGCCTATGGATGACTGGGCCACCTCGCACCAGGGCGAGCGGCTGTATGGTACAGAACGCCTCGTTGTCGCACCATCGACTGGCATCTTTGAACCGGAGAGCGCCAATTGTGTCGTCGGAGACTCCATTTTCGTGGGGCAGCTCCTTGGCACGATAGGCGACGCCGAGCTGCGCTCGCCTTTTGCGGGAACCCTTCAGGGAATGATTGCATTGTCAGGAGAGCGTGTTACCACAGGACAGCCGATCGCCTGGCTCACGGTCTCTGATCAATCGCTAGCTGACAAATAGGCGATCCTCAATGATCATCCGACAACTATCGCATAAAGAAAGGTCACCATGGGAGCTCGCATAACTGGTTTTGGGGCAGCCCTGCCGGAACGAATAGTCACGAACGCTGATTTTGAAAGGTACCTCGACACCTCTGACGAGTGGATCGCATCGCGTACTGGGATACACGAACGTCGTTTTGGTGGCACCACCACCTCGTTGGCGATCGAGGCCGGGCGAAACGCCATCTCCTCGGCCGGTATCACCCCGGCAGATATCGACTTCGTCATTCTCTCCACCACCACCCCCGACCAAACCGTCCCAGCCACCTCCGCCGAGGTCACCTTTCAACTCGGAACCACCGGCGGCGGTATGGACATCAACGCAGCCTGTGCTGGCTATGTCTATGCTCTGGTCACCGCCCGCGGTCTCATCGAGATGGGCTATCACCGCATCCTGGTCATTGGCTCCGACACCCTGTCAAAGATTACCGATCAAAATGACCGATCAACTGCGGTACTCTTCGCAGATGGTGCCGGGGCAGTCGTGCTCGAGGCCAGTGAAGAGGAGACCTTTCTCGGCTGGGACCTCGGCGTCGACGGCTCCGCCCGGCCAATCCTCTACTGCGACCACGGTGGTTACATGTATATGGAAGGCCAGGAGGTCTTCAAACGAGCTGTACGCGCGATGCTCGATTCGGCACAACGAGCTCTCAAGCAGGCCGGCGTTACCGGTGATGAGGTGAGTCTTCTCGTCCCCCATCAAGCCAATCTCCGCATCATTCAGGCCGCAAATAACCGTCTTGGGATCCCTCTCGAGCGGACAGCTCTCGTCCTTGACAAGACCGGCAACACCTCATCAGGATCCATCCCCTTGGCTTTGGCAGATGCAGCGAGTGCCGGGCGCATCTCCAAGGGCGACCTCGTCCTATTCACCGGTTTTGGCGCTGGGATGACCTGGGCAAGCGCCCTCGTACGATGGGATCTTCCATGAGCCACGTCCTCATTACGGGCGCCGCCACCGGCATTGGTCTCGCCAGTGCTCAACGTCTGCTTGCCGATGGACACCAGGTAACTGCTACCTATCATGGAACCCCTTTACCTCCCGAACTCGCTGCCTGCTCTAGCGTCTCCCTTGACATAACCGATGCCACC is from Ferrimicrobium sp. and encodes:
- a CDS encoding beta-ketoacyl-ACP synthase III, with translation MGARITGFGAALPERIVTNADFERYLDTSDEWIASRTGIHERRFGGTTTSLAIEAGRNAISSAGITPADIDFVILSTTTPDQTVPATSAEVTFQLGTTGGGMDINAACAGYVYALVTARGLIEMGYHRILVIGSDTLSKITDQNDRSTAVLFADGAGAVVLEASEEETFLGWDLGVDGSARPILYCDHGGYMYMEGQEVFKRAVRAMLDSAQRALKQAGVTGDEVSLLVPHQANLRIIQAANNRLGIPLERTALVLDKTGNTSSGSIPLALADAASAGRISKGDLVLFTGFGAGMTWASALVRWDLP